The Sporosarcina luteola genome contains a region encoding:
- a CDS encoding ArsR/SmtB family transcription factor: MTDMYRAIVDPTRRKILTLLSLHEYTQSELVDRFTISQPAMKKHLAILVEEDLVAKRKEGRYRVYRLKRNNFKDQYEKLQQEIGSVLDNKLMKLKTYLEGESDGESH; this comes from the coding sequence ATGACGGATATGTATCGGGCAATTGTAGATCCCACACGAAGAAAAATACTAACATTATTGTCGTTGCATGAATATACGCAGTCCGAATTGGTTGATCGGTTTACCATTTCTCAGCCTGCCATGAAGAAACACCTTGCGATTTTAGTCGAAGAGGATTTGGTGGCGAAGAGGAAAGAGGGGAGGTACCGTGTTTACCGTTTAAAAAGGAACAATTTCAAGGATCAGTATGAAAAGCTTCAACAGGAAATCGGAAGCGTATTGGACAATAAATTGATGAAGTTAAAAACGTATTTGGAGGGAGAAAGCGATGGAGAAAGTCATTGA
- a CDS encoding CoA transferase subunit A, with protein MAIVYEKVENALSAIKSGMTIMVGGFGLIGAPLTLIEGLTGKDVDGLTIISNNLGEAGEGLGVLLRQRKIRKAIGSYFTSNREVGEAFQRGEIDLQLLPQGTLAEAMRAGGAGIGGFYTKTGVGTELAQGKEIREINGEPYVFEQALKADVAIIRAHKADTLGNLIYYKTARNFNPVMATAADLVIAEVDEIVAAGELSAEEIVTPHLFVDRLIVAKKILTKEGVIHRKRCARVDCEACCQ; from the coding sequence ATGGCCATCGTCTATGAAAAGGTCGAAAATGCCCTTTCTGCAATTAAAAGCGGGATGACGATCATGGTTGGGGGATTCGGTCTCATCGGTGCGCCGCTTACATTGATTGAAGGTCTAACGGGGAAAGACGTCGATGGGCTGACAATCATCAGCAATAATCTCGGTGAAGCGGGCGAAGGACTTGGCGTGCTGCTCCGTCAAAGGAAGATCCGAAAAGCGATCGGGTCCTATTTTACGAGCAACCGGGAAGTTGGAGAAGCGTTTCAGCGCGGGGAAATCGATCTGCAGCTTCTGCCCCAAGGGACGTTGGCGGAAGCGATGCGTGCGGGTGGCGCGGGAATCGGCGGTTTCTATACGAAGACCGGAGTCGGAACGGAGCTCGCGCAGGGGAAAGAAATAAGGGAAATCAACGGGGAGCCGTATGTTTTCGAACAGGCATTGAAAGCGGATGTCGCGATTATCCGCGCGCATAAGGCGGACACGCTAGGCAATCTCATCTATTACAAGACCGCCCGGAATTTCAACCCGGTCATGGCGACCGCAGCGGATCTCGTCATTGCCGAGGTGGATGAAATTGTGGCAGCCGGAGAGCTGTCTGCGGAAGAAATCGTCACACCCCATCTATTCGTCGACAGGCTTATCGTTGCGAAGAAAATCCTGACGAAGGAAGGTGTCATCCATCGAAAACGGTGTGCAAGAGTTGATTGCGAGGCGTGCTGCCAGTGA
- a CDS encoding GntP family permease — MLFAMIVLSVILIVVLTAVFKVHPFLSLLAGAFFVGITSGMPLLTVVDNVNEGFGGLMKGIGLVIVAGTIIGVILEKSGAAYRMAEVVLRLIGEKRPQLAMSIIGYIVSIPVFCDSGFIILSSLKKALAKRAKVAIASMSVALATGLYATHTLVPPTPGPIAAAGNIGAENFLGTIILIGLIVAIPAVVVGYLWAVRVGTKISVPEDVEDNGLDYDEIVKSFGQMPSTFKAFLPIVLPIVLIGVGSVAKLTMAEGGFNNFLQFLGAPSVALLFGVLAAFLLLPKWNEETLTKWIGEGLKEAAPILLITGAGGAFGRVISNSGVAELIGEMNFEALAGGAFFLLVPFFIAAALKTAQGSSTAALVITSTLVAPLLPAMGVEGAIPLALVVMAVGAGAMTVSHVNDSFFWVVTEFSGMKVTDAYKAQTMATLLQGVTTIVVTMVLWMILV, encoded by the coding sequence ATGTTATTTGCAATGATTGTGTTGAGTGTTATCCTCATCGTTGTATTGACGGCGGTGTTTAAGGTCCATCCGTTTTTGTCATTATTAGCAGGTGCGTTTTTCGTCGGTATCACGTCCGGCATGCCGTTGTTGACAGTCGTTGATAATGTGAACGAAGGCTTCGGAGGATTAATGAAAGGAATCGGGCTCGTCATTGTGGCGGGTACGATCATCGGTGTCATACTGGAGAAATCGGGAGCTGCGTACCGGATGGCGGAAGTTGTATTGCGCCTGATCGGGGAAAAACGTCCGCAATTGGCGATGTCCATTATCGGGTATATCGTATCGATTCCAGTATTTTGTGATTCAGGATTCATTATTTTATCGAGCTTGAAGAAAGCGTTGGCGAAGCGGGCGAAAGTTGCGATTGCATCGATGTCTGTTGCGCTTGCGACTGGTTTATACGCCACTCATACATTGGTGCCGCCGACGCCAGGACCGATTGCTGCGGCAGGGAATATCGGTGCGGAAAACTTCTTAGGAACAATTATCTTGATCGGCCTTATCGTTGCGATTCCTGCAGTGGTTGTCGGCTATTTATGGGCAGTGAGGGTCGGAACGAAAATTTCCGTGCCTGAAGATGTTGAGGATAATGGCCTTGATTATGATGAAATCGTAAAGTCGTTCGGGCAAATGCCGTCGACGTTCAAAGCATTCTTGCCAATCGTTTTGCCGATCGTCCTGATCGGTGTCGGTTCGGTTGCGAAGTTGACAATGGCAGAGGGCGGATTTAACAACTTTCTTCAATTTCTAGGGGCGCCTTCAGTAGCACTGTTATTCGGTGTCTTGGCGGCGTTCTTATTGCTGCCGAAATGGAATGAAGAGACATTGACGAAGTGGATTGGTGAAGGATTAAAGGAAGCGGCTCCGATTTTGCTCATCACAGGAGCGGGCGGTGCGTTCGGAAGAGTCATCTCGAATTCGGGTGTCGCTGAATTGATCGGCGAAATGAATTTTGAGGCATTAGCTGGCGGCGCATTCTTCCTTCTCGTTCCATTCTTCATCGCAGCAGCGTTGAAAACGGCACAAGGTTCGTCTACTGCCGCCTTGGTCATCACTTCCACATTGGTTGCTCCGTTGCTGCCTGCGATGGGAGTCGAGGGAGCAATTCCACTCGCCCTCGTAGTTATGGCAGTCGGTGCGGGCGCAATGACGGTGAGCCACGTGAACGACAGCTTCTTCTGGGTCGTCACGGAGTTCAGCGGCATGAAAGTGACGGATGCGTATAAGGCGCAGACGATGGCGACTTTGCTGCAAGGTGTGACGACAATCGTTGTTACGATGGTTCTTTGGATGATATTAGTTTAA
- a CDS encoding 4-hydroxyphenylacetate 3-hydroxylase family protein, producing MPVEQEKKTVLPLTGKEYLESLKDGREIWLHGEKVKDVTTHPAFRNAARSIARLYDALHDEKTKEVLTVETDTGNGGFTQKYFRVDKSAQDLLESRDAIAQWARLTYGQMGRSPDYKAAFLATLGADPDYYGKYADNARRWYKEAQERNWFFNHAIINPPVDRHKPLDAVADIFVRAVGETEQGVIVSGAKMVATGSALTNYNFVAHYGAAPITKEEFALVFVAAMDTPGVKLVSRASYEMNAAVMGSPFDYPLSSRFDENDSVLIFDNALIPWENIIIYKDVEKANSFFADSGFLHRFTFHGVTRLAVKLDFVSGLLLKAVKMNGSDQFRGVQVNVGEVLAWKNMFWALSDAMALNPDEGRNGTKLPNLNYGLAYRMFMSEGWPRVKEIIENVVAGSLIAQPSSSRDFQNPELRPLLDKLYRGSYGVGAEEKIKLIKLLWDAIGTEYGGRHELYERNYSGNHENIRLENLVVANMSGQADQFEKFAEECLNDYDLNGWTNDTWINPDDVSYFKE from the coding sequence ATGCCAGTTGAACAGGAGAAGAAAACGGTATTGCCTTTAACGGGCAAAGAGTATTTAGAAAGCTTAAAGGATGGGCGGGAAATTTGGCTGCATGGCGAGAAGGTGAAGGATGTGACGACGCATCCGGCTTTCCGGAATGCGGCGAGGTCGATCGCCCGGCTGTATGATGCGTTGCATGACGAGAAGACGAAGGAAGTTCTGACAGTCGAGACGGATACGGGGAATGGCGGCTTCACGCAGAAGTATTTCCGCGTGGACAAGAGTGCGCAGGACTTGCTGGAGTCGCGGGATGCAATTGCGCAATGGGCACGACTGACGTACGGCCAAATGGGAAGGTCGCCGGATTACAAGGCGGCATTCCTCGCAACACTCGGGGCGGACCCTGATTACTACGGGAAGTACGCGGACAATGCGCGCCGGTGGTACAAAGAGGCGCAGGAGCGGAATTGGTTCTTTAACCATGCGATCATCAATCCGCCGGTGGACAGGCATAAGCCGCTCGATGCGGTTGCCGACATTTTTGTCCGGGCTGTCGGGGAGACGGAGCAAGGGGTCATCGTCAGCGGGGCGAAGATGGTCGCGACCGGCTCTGCGTTGACGAACTATAATTTCGTCGCCCATTACGGCGCTGCGCCGATTACGAAAGAGGAGTTCGCACTCGTTTTCGTTGCGGCGATGGATACGCCTGGCGTGAAGCTTGTCAGCCGTGCATCGTATGAAATGAATGCCGCCGTCATGGGAAGTCCGTTCGACTACCCATTGAGCAGCCGGTTCGATGAAAACGACTCGGTCCTCATTTTCGACAACGCGCTCATCCCTTGGGAGAACATCATCATCTACAAAGACGTGGAGAAAGCGAACAGCTTTTTCGCGGACAGCGGCTTCCTGCATAGATTCACTTTCCACGGTGTAACGAGGCTCGCGGTCAAGCTTGACTTCGTTTCGGGTTTATTGCTAAAAGCGGTCAAGATGAACGGTTCAGACCAATTCCGAGGCGTCCAAGTGAATGTCGGCGAGGTGCTTGCCTGGAAGAACATGTTCTGGGCACTAAGCGACGCGATGGCGTTGAACCCGGATGAAGGACGGAATGGGACGAAGCTTCCGAATTTGAATTACGGGCTCGCCTACAGGATGTTCATGTCCGAAGGGTGGCCGAGAGTGAAAGAAATTATCGAGAATGTCGTCGCGGGTAGCCTGATTGCACAGCCGTCCAGCTCAAGGGACTTCCAAAATCCTGAACTGCGTCCGCTGTTGGATAAACTATATCGCGGTTCATACGGCGTAGGGGCAGAAGAAAAGATCAAGCTCATCAAACTGCTATGGGATGCCATCGGGACGGAATATGGCGGCAGACACGAACTATATGAGCGCAATTATTCCGGCAACCACGAAAACATCCGGCTCGAAAATTTGGTCGTCGCCAATATGAGCGGGCAAGCCGACCAGTTCGAAAAGTTCGCCGAGGAGTGCTTGAATGACTACGACTTGAACGGTTGGACGAATGATACGTGGATCAACCCGGACGATGTGAGCTATTTTAAAGAATGA
- a CDS encoding carboxymuconolactone decarboxylase family protein, translating into MSNGLDYFKEVYGAVPGWVGKMHAYRPDALSHYTSLRSAIMGEGLLSSKEKDLLLVGINAARCYERSMVYHTKGAIDGGATIPELIEYLLVAYRYGGLMAMQTGIQSVKYALSLKGLPEGQMPYGVCNEHVLSYFLSILEEEDAWFVSNILKAPEELQDDLLLVSGVVSAKMKSLLMVGIHSTCLQGMEAGKWMEKARENEATEGELAEVGLICLLTAGIPAWFEASDSLHEGGH; encoded by the coding sequence ATGAGTAATGGGTTGGACTATTTCAAGGAAGTGTATGGCGCTGTTCCGGGTTGGGTGGGGAAAATGCATGCCTATCGGCCGGATGCACTTAGTCATTACACAAGCTTGCGCAGCGCCATTATGGGGGAAGGGCTTTTATCCAGCAAGGAAAAGGATCTCCTTCTCGTCGGAATCAATGCAGCAAGATGCTACGAGCGTAGCATGGTCTACCATACGAAAGGCGCAATTGATGGGGGCGCCACAATTCCGGAGCTGATCGAGTACTTGCTTGTTGCGTACCGATATGGCGGGCTGATGGCGATGCAAACTGGCATTCAATCCGTGAAGTATGCACTTTCTTTAAAAGGGTTGCCGGAGGGACAGATGCCTTACGGAGTATGTAACGAGCATGTGTTAAGTTATTTTCTCTCGATCTTAGAGGAAGAGGATGCATGGTTTGTATCAAACATTTTGAAGGCGCCGGAGGAACTGCAGGACGACTTGCTATTGGTAAGCGGAGTTGTCAGTGCGAAGATGAAATCTTTGCTGATGGTCGGCATCCATAGTACTTGCCTCCAAGGAATGGAAGCGGGGAAATGGATGGAGAAAGCCCGAGAGAATGAAGCGACCGAAGGCGAGTTGGCGGAAGTCGGTCTCATCTGCTTATTGACCGCGGGAATTCCGGCGTGGTTCGAGGCGAGCGACTCCCTGCACGAAGGGGGTCATTGA
- a CDS encoding flavin reductase family protein, whose product MSESSMDVRELRNCYGRFATGVTVVTCAHEQGKHGLTANSFTSVSLDPPLVLVSVDRRTKALPYMKDNHFTVNILRESQQDTAMHFAGRPQDPAPFEWEGTRIKGSLAYLECEPWAEYDGGDHVLFVGKVVRFTYEDGNPLAFYGGKFAKVAPQ is encoded by the coding sequence ATGAGTGAATCATCGATGGATGTTCGGGAGCTGCGCAATTGCTACGGGCGGTTTGCGACGGGTGTGACGGTCGTGACGTGTGCGCATGAGCAAGGGAAGCATGGGTTGACGGCGAATTCCTTCACATCGGTCTCGCTGGATCCGCCGCTTGTGCTTGTGTCGGTGGATCGCAGGACGAAAGCGTTACCCTATATGAAGGATAATCATTTCACGGTCAATATTTTACGAGAGAGCCAGCAGGATACGGCGATGCATTTTGCCGGCAGGCCTCAAGATCCCGCACCGTTCGAATGGGAGGGCACGCGGATTAAAGGTTCGCTCGCATATTTGGAGTGCGAACCGTGGGCGGAGTATGATGGCGGCGACCATGTCCTGTTTGTCGGGAAAGTGGTTCGGTTTACTTATGAAGATGGGAATCCTCTCGCCTTCTATGGCGGTAAGTTTGCAAAAGTGGCACCACAATAA
- a CDS encoding dioxygenase, whose product MNQKVVDVYNGMVVKFKELIREHELDHNDYQALVNWADELGRTGEIPLFMDVFFETHALQEMYKNVEGTEPTILGPFYLENATEIENPGVMPMRDDEKGDVFFFSGTVTDVDGNPLANTKVDVWQADSNGEYSGFAEGIPAENLRAVLFTDENGKFEVQTVVPGDYSIPTGGPTGKFLTWIDSHPFRPAHLHFLFKPQNGDPLISQVFFEGNQYLDNDVANGVRGTLITKLEKHEGTAKGLAADYYTAQLDFKLRLQDKPVYS is encoded by the coding sequence ATGAATCAAAAAGTGGTGGATGTTTACAATGGAATGGTCGTTAAGTTCAAGGAATTAATTCGGGAGCATGAGCTCGATCATAACGACTACCAGGCGCTCGTTAATTGGGCGGACGAACTTGGACGTACTGGTGAAATTCCACTTTTCATGGACGTGTTCTTCGAAACGCACGCCCTTCAGGAAATGTATAAAAATGTGGAGGGGACAGAGCCGACAATCCTCGGACCGTTTTATCTTGAAAACGCGACTGAAATCGAAAATCCGGGCGTCATGCCGATGCGCGATGATGAGAAGGGCGACGTGTTTTTCTTTAGCGGCACGGTCACAGACGTAGACGGCAACCCGCTAGCGAATACGAAAGTGGACGTTTGGCAGGCAGATTCGAATGGGGAGTACTCTGGATTTGCAGAAGGAATCCCGGCAGAAAACTTGCGCGCGGTGCTATTCACAGACGAGAACGGAAAGTTCGAAGTGCAGACGGTCGTACCGGGCGACTATTCGATTCCAACTGGCGGCCCGACTGGCAAATTCCTGACGTGGATCGACTCCCATCCATTCCGCCCGGCCCATCTCCATTTCCTATTCAAGCCGCAAAACGGCGACCCGCTCATCTCCCAAGTGTTCTTCGAAGGGAATCAATACTTGGACAACGATGTCGCAAATGGCGTGCGGGGCACGCTTATCACAAAGTTGGAGAAGCATGAAGGAACCGCCAAGGGACTGGCGGCGGATTACTACACAGCCCAGTTGGATTTCAAGCTGCGCTTACAGGATAAGCCTGTTTATAGTTGA
- a CDS encoding muconate cycloisomerase family protein, giving the protein MNIQTLDVLIVDLPTIRPHQLAMHTIVMQTIILVRVTGAGGLEGWGEVATIGGASYCAETPEAIKMNIEKYIKPLVIGRKAAHFDAISHTVNQHVVGNTFAKAAVEAAVVELAAKEKGIPVHELFGGQIHASLPVAWTLASGETRRDIEEAKESLHAKRHNIFKLKIGMGDPQRNVAHVLKIKEAVGDAASVRVDVNQAWDETTAMYCIEALEDGGIDLIEQPLPAWNKEGMARLTKRFKVPIMADESLSSLEEVYQVAKHRAGNVFSIKPANVGGLTATKKVAAIAEAAGISLYGGTMIESSLGTAISAHLYSTIPEMKYGTELFGPLLFTDTVTTNAIMYEDFQLKVPSGPGYGMEMDVEKIFHYAREY; this is encoded by the coding sequence ATGAACATCCAGACGCTCGATGTCCTCATTGTCGACCTTCCGACGATCCGGCCGCATCAGCTTGCGATGCATACGATTGTCATGCAGACGATCATCCTCGTCCGGGTGACGGGGGCTGGCGGGCTGGAAGGCTGGGGAGAGGTCGCGACGATAGGCGGCGCTTCGTATTGTGCGGAAACGCCGGAAGCAATCAAAATGAATATTGAAAAGTATATAAAGCCTCTCGTCATCGGGCGTAAAGCAGCCCATTTCGATGCGATTTCGCATACCGTCAATCAGCATGTCGTCGGCAACACGTTTGCGAAGGCAGCGGTTGAAGCGGCGGTCGTCGAGCTTGCGGCGAAGGAAAAGGGAATCCCTGTCCATGAATTGTTCGGTGGGCAGATTCACGCGTCTTTGCCCGTCGCATGGACACTTGCGAGCGGGGAAACGCGAAGGGATATTGAAGAGGCGAAGGAAAGTTTGCATGCGAAACGGCATAACATTTTCAAGTTGAAAATCGGCATGGGCGATCCGCAACGGAATGTCGCCCATGTGTTGAAGATAAAGGAAGCTGTCGGTGATGCGGCGAGTGTCCGGGTCGATGTCAATCAAGCGTGGGACGAGACGACAGCGATGTATTGCATCGAAGCGCTGGAGGATGGCGGCATCGATTTGATTGAACAGCCATTGCCCGCTTGGAATAAAGAAGGGATGGCACGCTTGACGAAAAGGTTCAAGGTGCCGATCATGGCGGATGAGTCGCTAAGTTCGTTGGAAGAGGTGTACCAAGTGGCGAAGCATCGTGCGGGGAATGTGTTTTCCATCAAGCCCGCAAACGTGGGAGGCCTTACCGCGACGAAAAAGGTGGCGGCCATTGCGGAAGCGGCAGGAATTTCGCTTTACGGCGGAACGATGATCGAATCGTCGCTCGGCACAGCCATTTCCGCGCATCTCTATTCGACAATCCCTGAAATGAAGTATGGAACGGAGCTGTTCGGCCCGCTTTTATTCACAGATACGGTTACGACGAATGCGATTATGTACGAAGATTTTCAGTTGAAAGTCCCGAGCGGCCCTGGCTATGGCATGGAGATGGACGTAGAAAAGATCTTCCATTACGCAAGGGAATACTAA
- a CDS encoding glycerate kinase produces the protein MKVILAPDSFKGSLTAIEAAEAMAAGIRDVDPGIQTVLLPAADGGEGTMRSLVDATKGEYVSLSVEDPLGRPIEATYGILGDGETCAIEIAEASGLMRLMGYEKNPLVASSYGTGELIVHALDNGYRKFIIGLGGSATNDGGAGILQALGMRLLNKEGVELPKGGGGLEHIYSIDSGNWDARISKSEFLIASDVKNPFVGSEGASAIFGPQKGATPADVDSLDRNLHKFADAIERETGIALHSKEGAGAAGGAGGAFQAFFNCEMRQGIDVVLEAIGFERHAKDADLIITGEGKTDLQTLSGKTPFGIAKTAHREGKPVILISGAVDEESRDVLIPLFTEVHAIMDEYVSVEDAIANAFDHLRKKTKKVMESITEKGV, from the coding sequence ATGAAGGTGATTTTGGCACCTGATTCATTTAAAGGAAGTTTGACAGCGATCGAAGCGGCCGAGGCAATGGCTGCAGGTATACGTGACGTCGATCCGGGCATCCAGACGGTCCTGCTGCCTGCGGCGGACGGCGGCGAAGGAACGATGAGAAGTTTGGTCGACGCGACAAAAGGAGAGTACGTGTCTTTGAGCGTGGAAGACCCGCTTGGCAGACCGATTGAAGCGACATATGGCATTCTGGGCGACGGAGAGACGTGCGCCATCGAAATTGCTGAGGCTTCAGGACTTATGAGGCTAATGGGATACGAAAAAAATCCACTTGTGGCATCTTCTTATGGGACTGGTGAATTGATTGTCCATGCATTGGATAACGGTTATCGGAAATTCATCATCGGCCTCGGAGGAAGCGCGACGAATGACGGAGGAGCTGGAATCCTCCAAGCGCTTGGCATGCGTTTGTTGAATAAAGAAGGGGTTGAACTGCCGAAAGGGGGAGGCGGACTCGAGCATATTTACTCGATAGACAGTGGGAATTGGGATGCTCGCATTTCGAAAAGTGAATTCTTGATTGCGAGTGATGTGAAAAATCCGTTTGTCGGCAGCGAGGGTGCATCGGCTATTTTTGGACCGCAGAAGGGGGCGACTCCAGCTGACGTGGACAGTCTTGACCGGAATTTGCACAAATTCGCCGACGCGATTGAAAGAGAAACGGGAATTGCCCTTCATTCAAAGGAAGGCGCAGGTGCCGCCGGAGGAGCGGGAGGCGCGTTCCAAGCGTTCTTCAATTGCGAAATGAGGCAGGGGATCGATGTCGTGCTGGAAGCGATCGGTTTTGAACGACACGCGAAAGATGCCGATTTGATCATCACTGGCGAAGGGAAAACGGATCTGCAGACGCTTTCCGGTAAAACGCCATTCGGCATTGCAAAGACGGCGCATCGGGAAGGGAAGCCTGTCATTCTCATTTCAGGGGCTGTGGATGAAGAAAGCCGTGATGTACTGATACCGCTGTTTACGGAAGTCCACGCGATTATGGATGAATATGTGTCCGTGGAGGATGCGATTGCAAATGCTTTTGATCATTTGCGCAAAAAGACGAAAAAGGTAATGGAATCCATTACAGAAAAAGGAGTGTAG
- a CDS encoding alpha/beta fold hydrolase — translation MTKRIYKVELEGRYLQIVDYPGEKGTIIALHGLTGTHKNMLHYAQSLQSDYRVITCDLRGRGDSSGMDVASIFSHATDIKELIAVMGIKDPILLGHSMGAFISAIVASELPSVKGLILLDGAARMSGRQHDIVKPSLGRLRKTYESKRAYIEELRQLYKRLGIKWTDAVQEIVEYEIHGTGNGWMHKSANENIEDDFASFDFFNPIEVMGKINCKTLLIQADGGIGQFSPFFTDADYEETKKHTSKLTTFNSDSNHYTMVFEKQEDILDEIRKYLDEVILDE, via the coding sequence ATGACAAAACGAATATACAAAGTGGAACTGGAAGGCCGTTATTTGCAAATCGTCGATTATCCCGGGGAAAAGGGAACGATCATCGCGCTCCATGGCCTGACAGGTACTCATAAGAATATGCTTCATTATGCACAAAGCTTGCAGAGCGACTATCGGGTCATCACCTGCGATTTACGGGGAAGGGGCGACAGTTCGGGGATGGATGTCGCCTCCATCTTCTCTCATGCCACGGACATTAAAGAACTGATAGCTGTAATGGGAATAAAAGACCCGATATTGCTGGGCCATTCAATGGGTGCCTTCATTTCCGCAATTGTAGCAAGCGAATTGCCGTCGGTGAAAGGACTCATCTTGCTGGACGGAGCCGCGCGGATGTCGGGTCGCCAGCATGATATTGTCAAACCGTCGCTCGGGAGGCTCCGCAAGACGTATGAATCGAAGCGGGCATATATCGAGGAGCTACGGCAGCTTTACAAACGGCTTGGCATTAAATGGACCGACGCCGTCCAGGAAATTGTGGAGTACGAAATCCATGGGACGGGCAACGGATGGATGCACAAGTCTGCGAATGAAAATATCGAAGACGACTTTGCCAGCTTTGACTTTTTTAATCCAATTGAAGTGATGGGGAAAATAAATTGTAAGACTTTACTCATTCAAGCGGATGGTGGAATCGGACAGTTTTCTCCATTCTTCACGGATGCAGATTACGAAGAGACGAAAAAACATACATCGAAACTGACGACGTTCAATTCGGATAGCAATCATTACACGATGGTCTTCGAGAAACAGGAAGATATTTTGGACGAAATCCGGAAGTACTTGGATGAGGTGATCTTGGATGAGTAA
- a CDS encoding YciI family protein, whose product MKFVIHFTTGKAWQAGKPFWEQGLVPHREYVREAVAKGILIAGGPFTDHTGGMIILEVDSTEEAQHFADNDPAVIAEKFEATIYPWKPLEGVFNK is encoded by the coding sequence ATGAAATTCGTCATTCATTTCACGACAGGTAAAGCGTGGCAAGCCGGGAAGCCGTTTTGGGAGCAAGGGCTTGTTCCGCATCGGGAGTACGTGAGGGAAGCGGTTGCGAAAGGGATTTTGATTGCAGGCGGACCGTTCACGGATCATACAGGCGGAATGATTATCCTTGAAGTGGATAGCACTGAAGAGGCGCAGCACTTTGCTGATAATGATCCCGCGGTGATTGCTGAGAAATTTGAAGCGACCATCTATCCGTGGAAGCCGTTAGAAGGGGTTTTTAATAAATAG
- a CDS encoding 3-oxoacid CoA-transferase subunit B: protein MENGVQELIARRAASELKGSSVVNLGIGIPTLVAKYVEDELIHFHTENGLLGVTEVEEEDPNLVNAGKLPVGERVGASFFSSAESFGMIRGGHVDVAILGALQVDETGRIANWAIPGKSIIGVGGAMDLLVGAKKVIVTTSHLTKDGNSKLMKTCTFPLTSTRSVDMIITELAVFTVVNEQLVLTELMPGATLEQVRESTEARFSEGGFES from the coding sequence ATCGAAAACGGTGTGCAAGAGTTGATTGCGAGGCGTGCTGCCAGTGAACTGAAAGGCTCTTCTGTCGTGAACTTGGGCATTGGTATTCCAACACTCGTCGCGAAGTACGTTGAAGATGAACTCATCCACTTTCATACGGAAAACGGTTTGTTAGGCGTGACTGAAGTGGAGGAAGAGGATCCGAACTTAGTGAACGCAGGCAAGCTGCCGGTCGGCGAACGGGTAGGTGCTTCGTTTTTCAGCAGTGCGGAATCGTTCGGGATGATCCGCGGCGGGCATGTCGATGTTGCGATCCTCGGCGCCCTGCAAGTCGATGAAACCGGCCGCATCGCCAACTGGGCCATCCCGGGGAAGAGCATTATCGGAGTCGGCGGCGCGATGGACTTGCTTGTGGGGGCCAAGAAAGTGATCGTGACGACTTCCCATTTGACGAAAGACGGCAATAGCAAACTGATGAAGACATGCACATTCCCGCTCACATCAACCCGCAGCGTCGATATGATCATTACGGAGTTGGCTGTGTTTACCGTCGTGAATGAACAGCTAGTACTCACGGAACTCATGCCGGGCGCCACACTCGAGCAAGTTCGGGAAAGTACGGAAGCGCGTTTCTCTGAGGGAGGGTTCGAGTCATGA